Proteins from a genomic interval of Trifolium pratense cultivar HEN17-A07 linkage group LG6, ARS_RC_1.1, whole genome shotgun sequence:
- the LOC123892323 gene encoding uncharacterized protein LOC123892323 has protein sequence MPSTRTSEESLEQPIPEIERYIHLQRRIREFQKQFNLIPMAQRERPLKDYAVPSEEEPHSSIAPPNIEARNFELKPALLQIVQQNQFSGSPTEDPNLHLSVFVQYADTIKANGVEPEAIRLRLFPFSLRDRARAWLQALPSNSITTWNELKKQFLARYFPPSKTAMLRAQINGFRQKEGESLFEAWERYKDMMRLCPHHGLEKWLIIHTFYNGLLYNTRLTIDAAAGGALMDKPYQEATQLIENMAQNHYQWGSERAAIEKSQTKGGMYEVSGIDHVNAKIEALSQKIESLTLSPAATIAAVQPNCELCGVPGHITSECQLLAGLDQVNYVQGNPYPNTYNPGWKNHPSLSYKNNNALFAPSTPPGFQNQIGAPVAPITPEKSNFELMMENFVLAQTQQNKEFMNQNIHTNELIKQLANKIDSISTHNKMLETQISQVAQQQAATAAPAGTLLGQPQTNPKGHVNAITLRSGRELEDPVAKRVRARDLGKNVENDSESVTDKDTEREPIAVKDRQTPKAKEVIESDQEKPYVPPPPYKPPIPYPQRLAKSKNPGQFEKFIEMLKKLHIDIPFIEAITQIPSYAKFLKEILSNKRKIEDIGQVECNAISENKLAPKLEDPGNFSIPCVVGRYVIDKALCDLGASVSLMPLSICKRLGLGELNPTKMSLQLADRSIKYPLGILENVPVRIGQLFIPTDFVIMDIREDVDIPILLGRPFLATAGAIINVKKGKLTFEVGDEKIEFILSQFMKGPTFKNSCCRLNIVEGHIDKSTSEQVPPDILKSHQ, from the coding sequence ATGCCCAGTACTCGTACCTCCGAGGAATCATTAGAACAACCTATCCCAGAAATAGAGCGTTATATTCATTTACAACGCCGAATCCGcgaatttcaaaaacaatttaacctCATACCGATGGCTCAACGCGAACGTCCTCTCAAGGACTATGCCGTTCCCTCCGAAGAGGAACCTCATTCGAGTATCGCGCCCCCTAACATCGAAGCAAGGAACTTCGAATTGAAACCCGCGCTGTTGCAAATCGTGCAACAAAACCAATTCTCTGGTTCGCCCACGGAGGATCCGAACCTCCACCTCTCAGTGTTTGTGCAGTACGCAGACACAATAAAAGCCAATGGTGTCGAACCCGAAGCAATACGACTCCGTCTTTTCCCGTTCTCTTTAAGAGACAGAGCTAGAGCTTGGCTTCAAGCTCTACCTTCGAACTCCATCACTACATGGAACGAACTGAAGAAACAGTTCTTGGCCAGATATTTCCCGCCAAGTAAGACAGCTATGTTAAGAGCCCAAATCAACGGATTTAGGCAAAAAGAAGGAGAATCACTTTTCGAAGCATGGGAAAGATACAAGGATATGATGAGACTCTGTCCACACCATGGTTTAGAAAAATGGCTTATAATCCATACCTTCTACAATGGGCTGCTATATAACACTAGACTCACCATAGATGCGGCCGCCGGTGGAGCATTGATGGATAAACCTTACCAAGAAGCCACCCAGCTTATAGAAAACATGGCCCAAAACCATTATCAATGGGGAAGCGAACGCGCTGCCATAGAAAAATCCCAAACGAAAGGCGGTATGTACGAAGTAAGCGGCATAGACCATGTCAATGCCAAAATAGAAGCCCTTTCTCAAAAGATAGAGAGTTTAACTCTATCTCCCGCTGCTACCATAGCCGCAGTACAACCGAACTGCGAATTATGTGGAGTTCCTGGACACATAACCTCTGAATGTCAATTACTGGCTGGACTCGACCAAGTAAATTATGTGCAAGGAAACCCGTACCCCAACACGTACAACCCCGGGTGGAAAAATCATCCAAGCCTCTCCTATAAGAATAATAATGCTTTATTTGCGCCTAGTACTCCACCAGGCTTCCAAAACCAAATAGGAGCCCCTGTTGCTCCCATTACCCCTGAAAAGTCAAACTTTGAACTTATGATGGAGAATTTTGTCCTAGCTCAGACTCAACAAAATAAGGAATTCATGAACCAAAATATTCACACTAATGAGTTGATTAAGCAATTAGCTAACAAAATCGATTCCATTTCCACTCATAATAAGATGCTAGAAACTCAGATTTCTCAAGTGGCTCAACAACAGGCAGCTACAGCTGCCCCAGCCGGAACACTACTCGGCCAACCGCAAACAAATCCCAAGGGCCACGTTAACGCTATAACGCTGCGAAGCGGAAGAGAGTTAGAAGATCCCGTTGCTAAAAGAGTTAGAGCGAGAGACTTAGGAAAAAATGTAGAGAATGACTCAGAGAGTGTAACTGACAAGGACACTGAGAGAGAACCGATAGCAGTGAAGGATAGACAAACACCGAAGGCCAAAGAGGTGATTGAGAGTGATCAAGAAAAACCATATGTACCCCCTCCTCCTTACAAGCCTCCTATCCCATATCCTCAAAGACTTGCCAAATCTAAGAATCCGGGGCAGTTTGAGAAGTTTATCGAGATGCTCAAAAAGCTTCATATTGACATACCCTTCATTGAGGCTATAACCCAAATACCTTCCTATGCcaaattcttaaaagaaattcTTTCAAACAAACGAAAGATTGAAGACATTGGGCAAGTGGAATGCAATGCAATTAGTGAAAACAAGCTAGCCCCAAAACTCGAGGACCCGGGAAACTTTTCTATTCCTTGCGTTGTTGGTAGATATGTCATAGATAAAGCCCTTTGCGATCTAGGAGCGAGTGTAAGTTTGATGCCTCTATCTATCTGCAAGAGGCTCGGACTTGGAGAGTTAAACCCTACTAAGATGTCCTTACAGTTGGCTGACAGATCTATCAAATACCCATTAGGAATACTGGAAAATGTTCCAGTAAGGATCGGCCAACTGTTTATCCCTACTGATTTTGTGATCATGGACATCAGGGAAGACGTTGATATTCCAATTCTATTAGGTAGACCTTTCTTAGCTACTGCGGGCGCTATAATAAATGTAAAGAAAGGGAAGCTTACCTTTGAGGTTGGGGATGAAAAAATCGAGTTCATACTATCTCAATTCATGAAAGGCCCCACCTTTAAGAATTCTTGTTGTAGACTCAACATAGTTGAAGGACATATCGATAAAAGCACCTCTGAACAAGTCCCTCCTGACATACTAAAATCCCACCAGTAA